In Prochlorococcus marinus XMU1411, one genomic interval encodes:
- a CDS encoding NRAMP family divalent metal transporter, with translation MNLTKGIQKSLGPGIVLAGAAIGGSHLLSSTTAGAKFGFSLVGLILLTNLLKYPFLLVGTRFTASTGKSLLEGFKERNSLYLPLFLIVSLITGTFTIAAVSFVSGVLLTNIPFFSSFPAMDLSIGILIVSGMILILGKYKALDRISKFLVSLLTLLTLFAVLSLLFKGSINEPLNMSFFEPEISPWKLTNLAFLIPLMGWMPCPVELCVWPSLWMFSRAKDSNYKPNISEAEFDFNLGYLITVVTAIFFLTLGAITMYGTGDGMLSGSGVSFAQKLILLYTKSIGNWAKWIIIPAAFAAMFSTTITCLDAYPRSISAIQGLLRGTDFGHLDSKAERNRFQIWMIVHIFASLIALLIARSGGIGVKDFVFAAMTGSFLTAPLFAWMAMDTINSKLVPIKNRYGFFLKTISWIGLIFLTLFSLLFIAHSFFGIGIY, from the coding sequence ATGAATTTAACAAAAGGAATACAAAAAAGTTTAGGTCCAGGAATTGTCCTAGCTGGAGCGGCAATTGGGGGTTCTCATTTATTATCATCCACTACTGCTGGTGCGAAGTTTGGATTTTCATTAGTTGGCCTAATCCTTCTTACTAATCTTTTGAAATATCCATTCTTGTTGGTTGGGACTAGATTTACAGCCTCTACTGGTAAATCATTATTAGAAGGTTTTAAAGAGAGGAATTCTTTATATCTTCCTTTATTTCTAATAGTTAGTCTAATTACAGGTACTTTCACAATAGCTGCTGTAAGTTTTGTCTCTGGTGTCCTTTTAACTAATATTCCCTTTTTCTCAAGTTTTCCAGCCATGGATTTGTCGATAGGAATCCTGATTGTTTCTGGAATGATATTAATTCTTGGTAAATATAAAGCCCTTGATAGAATTTCAAAATTTTTAGTATCTCTACTAACTTTATTAACATTATTTGCAGTTTTATCGCTTTTGTTCAAAGGGTCAATAAATGAGCCCTTAAATATGAGTTTTTTTGAACCAGAAATCAGTCCATGGAAGTTAACAAATTTAGCTTTTTTGATCCCTTTAATGGGATGGATGCCTTGCCCAGTAGAGTTATGTGTTTGGCCTTCTTTATGGATGTTTTCTCGAGCGAAAGATTCAAATTATAAGCCAAATATCAGTGAAGCAGAATTTGATTTTAATCTCGGTTACTTAATAACTGTTGTTACGGCTATTTTCTTCCTTACTCTTGGCGCAATAACAATGTATGGTACTGGCGATGGAATGCTTTCCGGAAGTGGAGTCTCCTTTGCTCAAAAGTTAATACTCCTTTACACTAAATCCATCGGCAATTGGGCTAAATGGATCATAATACCTGCAGCATTTGCTGCAATGTTTAGTACTACAATTACTTGTCTAGATGCATATCCAAGAAGTATTTCTGCTATTCAAGGTTTATTGAGAGGCACTGATTTTGGACACCTGGATTCCAAAGCAGAGCGCAATAGATTTCAAATTTGGATGATTGTACATATCTTTGCATCATTAATAGCTTTGCTGATTGCAAGGTCAGGAGGTATAGGAGTAAAAGATTTTGTATTTGCTGCAATGACTGGAAGTTTTCTAACTGCACCGTTATTTGCATGGATGGCAATGGATACTATAAATAGCAAATTAGTACCAATTAAAAATAGATATGGATTTTTTCTAAAAACAATAAGCTGGATAGGATTAATTTTCTTAACATTATTTAGTTTATTGTTTATTGCACATTCATTTTTTGGGATTGGGATTTATTAA